The Aedes albopictus strain Foshan chromosome 2, AalbF5, whole genome shotgun sequence region cagcttttacaagaatttcttttgattcgctccaaaaaggtttgctggattttcttctgaaatttcttgtggaggttttcgaaaattttcttgaagtttcttttagtttttctagaattctcttggaacacctccaagaactcctcttagatttgcctttggaactgccctgaagttacttcaggaattcctcattaatcgtttccaagaatttctcctagaatagtttccggatttttccgaaaattttccaggagtttcttgaagatttcagtaaattctttccataagtctcttcttaagttgatgaaatacttcatcattgaatttcttcaaaaattaggttTTTAGCAATTGTtgccggaagtttcttcaacattatcttcaaaagttgctgcataagtttcttcaaatttattgttctaattttcctcaggcgttctaggcatcttttgtgtcttgatgcagttgatcCTGGAATCTgcaaattctctttttgttgctcgagcaaTTTATTCTtaagttgtttaaaaaatttctgttagagtggcaccggaacatttttctaggagatgctcctgtAATTTCCaagcagtatcgccacaactttgtCATTGAGTTTcatcaggtttattttctccaggatgatttgagtttttccatatatttcgctaagagtttttgaaagttttctccaataatgtttcctggagtttcttcaaaaatgtatccaaaagtctctccaaaagggcacaggagacgctttatgaatctcgcctgcgattttttttctttaagtttgtTCAGGAGTTTAGCTtggagtcttataatagaaatttaaacaaacagtgaaattaaacaatattggcaatcaATTGAGATTTGTTAAGAATTTTGTCGAAAATcttgtgctttgtgtttttatgttcttcggagaGGCGATATGTAAAATacttgctcagcgttgcattgactgcgcttaaaaactgctaccaatttttaaatgattcaagattacatgtTTAACAAAGTTTCATTTGATTAGtgccacttataaataactataagctggcttcgtgacttaactgaaatgccgaaatatttcggagttgcgatttcgaatcttaccagaacggattattctttttgtttatttatcatttaacttgtgttcaacactgtgaaaattgatcagcaatattttttggttgatttctttataaatttaacgagttatttcaaataatcgttcaaaaatttcaattcgtcttaaagtactccgcgggccgcatcttaaggcttggagggccgcatgcggcccgcgggccgcaggatgagcaccactgattCAGACGCTGTATAAAGTGTAAAATGTAGCtgacaattggaatcgctcacgcagtgccttagtggacaaaagagctgtaaattaagttAGTTAATTGAAGAACAAAAAAGACGTTCTAAAAGAATGAGTAGGTAGCAAGAATACCTGGGTCCAACTAACTTTGTGAGAATCAGATATGCTTAGGATTTTCTGAACAATAATCAAACTACAGcccatatttcattttttttaaaaatcatgaTCAATTGATGAGAAACAAGAATTAACTAAGCAAtgtaaaagaaacaaaaaaaacttaCAAACTAATGTCACTAGCAAACAATAAATTGCACAAATTGCTCTAAAATATCACATCAAATTGGATTACGCTCTTGCCGGAGCTGAAGCCTCAGGAGCTCCATAGGTAGTGAACGGAACCGGAGCGGCCGCAGTCAATCGAGCAGCCGTGGCAACTGGGGCAACCGGAGTTGCAGGGACAGCATTGGCGGGCGCAACGGCAGCATTCGGCACTGCAACAGGCGTCCCAGCAACGGGAGTGGCAACTGGGGTGGCAACCACTGGAGTTCTTGCAACGGCAACGGCTGGAGTTACAACTGGAGTCTGAGCAATGGTTGGCGTCACTGAGGGAACAAAAGCTGGTGCAGCTGGAGCGAAGAAAGGAGTTGCAGCAGCGGCGTAGGTTAGCGGTGGGAGCGCAGGAGCGATTGGGTTCAGCGGAGCGGCAGCAGCGTAAGTAAGAGGAGTTGCCGCGGAGTAAAGAGTCGGAGCGTAACTACGCCCGACTGTTTGCGAGTAAGCGGTGCTCAGGAGTCCTTGTTGAAAGAATGGAGCGCTGTATGCCAGAGGTGCACTGTAGGCTAATGGCGTGCTGTAGGCAAGAGGTGCGCTATAAGCCAAAGGTGCAGCACCCAGAAGTCCTGGTTTAGGTTTTGCGACGGCAACAGCCAGGCAAGCAGCGAAAACCTAAAACAAAATCAGAAAATGGGTAAGGATACATTCTTCGACAACATCTAAATTTTGAAGCTTCTTACCAATTTGGCGAACATTTTGGACTTGGGAGGAGCGATATTTGCGAACAATCGATTGACTAAGCAGTGATTGCCAATTGTCCGAGCCCATCCGTTTATAAGTCGTTTCTCCCACTACCTCACGGGTGCGACCAGGGGTGACATTGCTGGTCAGCATAATAACGAGAGAATTACATAAAAccgcaaaatttgacaactttgtcACTTTCGCTAGTGTCCTCGACGAGCACCAGCGGCACCAACTCTTTCGATCAATCGACCAAAGCCGATGCATCAGTAACCTACAACCAATAACGTCCTCCTCAGCGCCACCCCGGCGGTTGATCCCACATATAGTTCAGAGCGGCGCATGCAATTTTACTTGCATTGCTTCTTTCAAACGGCAAATCGGTTGAATGCTAATATGTTTCGGAATGGTCGCTGACGTCGTTATATACAAATGGGGTACAATATTTTCGTCTGGCCCAGCTTGTCACCCAAACGACGACCCCATGAATAATGCATTATGCGAACGTGTAATTGATGTCGTTAAAAATTGGAACAGTACCCTCTGGTGAGTTGCGACTGATTAACTATAGTATGAAGTGTGAATTCTGTCTCGTCGCATGTGAAATCAGTTGAAATTAATCTCAAGGCGGAAACGATCCCAAGGATTGAGAATAAATTTCGGTGGGTTTCTAAGCGGCAAATCCAATATTGACGGCAAAACAACTCAACCGAAACAACATGCCATTAAAGCCTAATTCTGCCATCAAGAAGTCGTAAAACTGATTTACGATATCGGTGCTACAGTTTTGCGCGCGTTCGTGCGTGCTTCAGGTCACGCGTATGGATATCAGTTCTGCAATTACCTTGGCGTATCAAAGAAACAATTCTTTGAGTTGACCTTCTTCAGAAGAGTAATAGGAAAGCTGTTTAAGATCGCCTGTAATAAATAACCAAATTAACTGAGTTCATCTCGACAAAcaatgcaattctgataactgagCAACATTCATTTAGTGATCcatgtcatccaaactgttttggaattcagaccttcaagctctactcttgtattgcTTTACTATATCGGTGTATATCTTTCACGATTATTTCTGTTGTATCGTATTCCATAATATTACGAGAATCTCTTTGTGTTGTTATTTATACTTCCACTGGCATACAATTGATCTTCATAGTATTTTGGAGTATGGATAGTTAAATCTGTAAATCTTAGCACACTTTCATTGTAGCGAATGCATGCCGAATATAATCTAGGCAATTATAATAAAAAGAGCCTGCGATTGCAATAataacacggtccgacaatttttttgcccagctcagaatttcactttttctgattgcttccgactagaaactcataaatctgaagttatGACTCTCCTCCTCCTGGGACAGaggaggggcattgatttgaaattttgaaaaatccaaaaattccgaggtttttcgatcgccatttcggctaaacgcacgatatcaaaaaaaggaaaaggttgatcacggagctttaggggttgtgcaactaccaacaaaatttcacgaagatccgtcaagccattctcgagcaacggtgtttttacgaaatgatgttttaaagatttcttatacctattgcacgcaaagaatccaactactatatggcacaattgctgattgaaccatgccgtttagcatcatggtgtcttcgaggaagtttttcactacaataacgtgcttcttttaacctatTGGtaaaaatgattaatccccctaaaagtgagatcgaaaatttactttttgagtttttcaagatacaaggttgatgtcttcacaagagttgtagaaaatgctgttctgaataacgaagacgccaaattcgtaactccgttagtttttaagatacgttacgtttttattaccggcggcctcttgaaagtgttttttcctcaatatctttttgcctttctcgtacaccaaggtgtaccgaaaggctatatgttcactccaaaaacgaaaatttgatagagcccccggagtggtc contains the following coding sequences:
- the LOC109426742 gene encoding calphotin, with protein sequence MFAKLVFAACLAVAVAKPKPGLLGAAPLAYSAPLAYSTPLAYSAPLAYSAPFFQQGLLSTAYSQTVGRSYAPTLYSAATPLTYAAAAPLNPIAPALPPLTYAAAATPFFAPAAPAFVPSVTPTIAQTPVVTPAVAVARTPVVATPVATPVAGTPVAVPNAAVAPANAVPATPVAPVATAARLTAAAPVPFTTYGAPEASAPARA